A stretch of the Ostrea edulis chromosome 9, xbOstEdul1.1, whole genome shotgun sequence genome encodes the following:
- the LOC125657586 gene encoding RING finger protein 37-like, translating into MLINFCDSRLYPKISCDKVTRDGHEVENLISNDWSQRQRGFLGEHFIRPPVTVTLSFPCNIEIKCIVINPCVSAQRSSGLEIYSRSNQVTSRPGPLWEHVPQIPSKEKNAYEFIASAVFTPIGKVQLSDPGIVYFENRLFQHKSANEKEQIPKSQCQHIIELRGRNLRALNFVSDLNIRVTRTASGQSVAIKNIEVWGQPSKSVPKPLRDKIENLFCESALPNVVDTNIQRSISMTQTADRKSTAEICVQTSNELIHLENGMEVPEDFVDCITCEIMTVPMLLPCGKNIDQSTLERHNSVEASWGRLPSDPFTGVTYNDQNKPLPNTPLKVRLDKFLLENSLQLQHIPKTLGRYSDNCSAYQKNGPNLSRLVESHENISRCRADNIVNDQGESAMNEILQIRKRKKVCLHSDIKDKRNRKTEPSIPGSDASENCHSDLNIIDLTKDDMTSVTMVTGKGQSVSLKTKSHEEELKESIDSAFSAVLSQLPSFTKSERNVEDEAGPSSVVRHSQSHCSNCEGQCGSMYRAPCGHLFCRKCVLKDTNRCSVVLDKMCQKSWKSSEICKVH; encoded by the coding sequence ATGCTTATAAATTTCTGTGACAGCCGACTTTATCCCAAAATAAGTTGTGATAAAGTGACCAGGGATGGACATGAGGTGGAGAATTTGATTTCGAATGACTGGTCACAGAGACAGCGGGGTTTTCTGGGAGAACACTTCATCAGACCCCCTGTGACTGTTACCCTATCATTTCCTTGTAACATTGAGATAAAGTGTATTGTTATAAATCCCTGTGTGAGTGCCCAGAGGTCATCTGGATTAGAAATCTACAGTAGGAGTAACCAGGTGACATCCAGACCGGGTCCACTCTGGGAACACGTTCCTCAAATCCCATCAAAGGAAAAAAATGCATATGAATTCATAGCTAGTGCAGTGTTTACCCCTATTGGAAAAGTGCAACTTTCAGACCCAGgaattgtatattttgaaaatcgaTTATTTCAGCATAAATCTGCAAATGAAAAGGAGCAAATTCCTAAGTCACAGTGTCAACACATCATTGAACTACGGGGCAGAAATTTGAGGGCATTAAATTTTGTAAGTGACCTTAATATCCGGGTTACAAGAACAGCATCAGGACAATCTGTTGCGATTAAAAATATCGAAGTCTGGGGTCAACCTTCGAAATCAGTTCCAAAGCCACTCAGAGATAAAATAGAAAATCtgttttgtgaaagtgctttaCCCAATGTAGTGGATACAAATATACAAAGAAGCATTTCTATGACCCAGACTGCAGACAGAAAGTCAACAGCAGAGATTTGTGTTCAGACATCGAAtgagctcatacatttagagaACGGAATGGAAGTCCCAGAGGATTTTGTCGATTGTATTACATGTGAGATTATGACTGTACCAATGCTGTTACCATGTGGTAAAAATATTGACCAATCCACTTTAGAGAGACACAATTCAGTAGAGGCATCATGGGGTCGACTGCCCAGTGACCCCTTTACAGGAGTTACTTATAATGACCAAAATAAGCCATTGCCAAACACACCTCTGAAAGTTCGTCTGGATAAATTTTTGCTTGAAAATAGTCTACAGCTTCAGCATATACCAAAAACTCTAGGCCGATACTCAGATAATTGTTCTGCTTACCAGAAAAATGGACCTAATTTAAGTAGGCTAGTTGAAAGTCATGAAAACATTTCTAGGTGTAGGGCAGACAATATCGTGAATGACCAAGGTGAGTCTGCCATGAATGAAATACTTCAGATTAGGAAGAGAAAGAAAGTATGTTTACATTCTGATATCAAGGACAAGCGGAACAGAAAAACAGAGCCATCGATTCCTGGAAGTGATGCATCAGAGAACTGTCACAGTGATTTAAATATTATAGATCTTACAAAAGATGACATGACAtcggttaccatggtaacaggAAAGGGTCAGTCTGTGTCATTAAAGACAAAATCTCATGAGGAGGAATTAAAGGAGAGCATCGACTCGGCATTCAGTGCTGTTCTGAGCCAGTTACCGTCCTTCACAAAATCAGAACGGAATGTTGAAGACGAAGCTGGGCCTTCATCAGTGGTTAGGCATTCTCAGAGCCACTGTTCAAACTGTGAGGGGCAGTGTGGCTCCATGTACAGGGCCCCATGTGGCCATCTGTTCTGTAGGAAATGTGTGCTGAAAGATACCAACAGGTGCTCCGTGGTGTTGGATAAAATGTGTCAGAAGTCTTGGAAATCAAGTGAAATCTGTAAGGTTCATTAG
- the LOC125660354 gene encoding uncharacterized protein LOC125660354, whose translation MDPLTCAFCNHLFVDPLKLDCLHTFCKKCIEHGMAHTERETVKCSLCSGDTLTSDIQENRLVTLAIQAKKRGPSTVNRDENTINGVETLANDLKADLLATPDPETDVCRRKLELKDTITKFYSTLISDVTIYLKEQSTDILGELDKVFEKYELESCVKNERKKRLVQEIESMSKLFNSVYTERTEHVMSDILREIMTYFRRCRDILDKIGIIQCDVSFLSGNEQKDLVLSTNFGALVDQTTNEQRNLTEESNSTNQLTENETEGDLSFGRQSDDVINGATLTPQLALPRNSNEELTDQSLPIVERVGYSDRAHISTNSDNHRSTPEAGQSVLNDMNTMTISPGYNQLANSTPRDMDEEEPPPPYWMAVGENEALGLLSPLSRDQENREVNSRRSPRLSGSFSSSRSSTGPESRARLRSFNLHNQDTVHASNPLQYATHALSIRTHLPDDVKTGPIVGIAWLRDKLVLVDRFNSKIKLFLETGKFLHSLKFADAEPWDVCSMNTIEVMNNPLTCAVPIPRQKLVMLIQVVGGRTMLIGHRIATRKGYVCIAYDQKNAALLCGVSSPFGTSGIDIINTAGVLLRQFALPPQVLVRSIDVSIKDAIIICDWRKNNVVFLSTNGTLIGQYGGSDQCPLLEPVGTCTDGRGFLLVADSKSNSIHILNTKGMLYGTMKSSCPIIRPKEINVRPDGPPKLALSHGSMFVEVFNLFESDETSPSVIPSAPAPPPPTS comes from the coding sequence ATGGATCCTTTAACCTGTGCTTTTTGCAATCACTTATTTGTGGATCCACTCAAATTAGACTGTCTGCACACTTTCTGCAAAAAGTGTATCGAGCATGGAATGGCACACACGGAAAGAGAAACTGTGAAATGTTCTTTATGTTCAGGTGATACATTAACTAGCGACATTCAGGAAAACAGACTGGTGACCCTCGCCATACAGGCGAAAAAACGAGGTCCAAGCACGGTGAACAGGGACGAAAACACTATAAATGGGGTAGAAACGCTGGCCAACGATTTAAAGGCAGATCTTTTAGCCACCCCAGACCCAGAGACTGATGTATGTCGGAGGAAATTAGAACTCAAGGACACCATCACCAAGTTTTATTCAACCTTAATTTCAGATGTGACTATTTACCTCAAGGAGCAGAGTACTGACATCCTGGGCGAGTTGGACAAGGTATTTGAGAAATATGAATTAGAAAGCTGTGTAAAAAATGAAAGGAAGAAGAGACTTGTGCAGGAAATTGAGTCGATGTCGAAGTTATTCAACAGTGTTTACACCGAGAGAACAGAGCACGTAATGAGTGATATTTTACGAGAGATTATGACGTACTTTAGAAGATGTCGAGACATACTGGATAAGATCGGGATTATACAATGTGACGTCAGCTTCCTGTCAGGCAATGAACAGAAAGATCTTGTCTTATCAACTAATTTTGGGGCTTTAGTTGACCAAACCACTAATGAGCAAAGAAATTTGACCGAAGAGAGTAATTCGACAAATCAACTTACAGAGAATGAAACGGAGGGAGATTTATCTTTTGGTAGGCAATCTGATGATGTTATAAATGGCGCGACATTGACGCCACAGCTAGCATTGCCACGAAATTCAAATGAAGAATTGACAGACCAAAGTCTACCAATTGTAGAGAGGGTGGGATATTCTGACCGTGCCCATATTTCAACGAATTCTGACAATCATAGGTCAACACCGGAAGCAGGACAATCTGTATTGAATGATATGAATACGATGACCATTTCCCCTGGGTACAACCAGCTTGCCAATTCAACACCACGTGATATGGACGAAGAAGAACCACCACCGCCATACTGGATGGCTGTTGGTGAGAACGAGGCTCTTGGACTGTTGTCTCCTCTCTCTCGAGATCAAGAAAATAGGGAAGTGAATTCGAGAAGATCACCTCGATTATCAGGGTCATTTTCTTCCAGTAGATCCTCAACAGGTCCGGAAAGTCGTGCTCGATTGAGAAGTTTTAATTTGCATAACCAAGACACCGTCCATGCATCTAATCCTCTGCAGTATGCCACCCATGCGTTATCGATTCGAACGCATCTTCCAGATGATGTCAAAACTGGACCAATCGTTGGTATAGCATGGCTTAGAGACAAATTGGTGTTAGTTGATCGTTTCAATAGTAAGATCAAGCTGTTTTTGGAAACTGGTAAATTTCTACATAGTTTAAAGTTTGCGGATGCGGAACCATGGGACGTTTGTTCCATGAACACGATAGAAGTAATGAACAATCCCCTGACATGCGCAGTTCCTATTCCAAGACAAAAACTTGTGATGCTGATTCAGGTAGTAGGAGGGAGAACGATGTTGATTGGTCATCGAATTGCCACCAGGAAAGGCTATGTATGCATCGCTTACGATCAAAAGAACGCTGCTTTATTATGTGGAGTTTCGTCTCCATTTGGGACTTCCGGTATTGACATCATTAACACCGCGGGTGTGCTACTCAGACAATTCGCGTTACCACCACAAGTTTTGGTCAGATCGATTGATGTGTCAATCAAGGACGCCATTATAATTTGCGATTGGAGAAAAAACAATGTAGTTTTTCTAAGTACAAACGGAACTCTCATCGGACAATATGGCGGATCAGATCAATGCCCGTTGTTGGAACCTGTCGGAACATGCACGGACGGTCGGGGATTCCTGTTAGTCGCCGACTCCAAATCAAACAGCATCCATATCCTGAACACGAAGGGAATGTTATACGGCACAATGAAATCCAGCTGCCCGATTATTCGACCGAAAGAAATTAACGTTCGTCCGGATGGGCCGCCTAAGTTGGCCCTCTCCCATGGATCCATGTTTGTGGAAGtgtttaatttgtttgaaagcgatgaaaccTCTCCTTCCGTCATTCCATCTGCACCGGCACCACCTCCACCAACTTCCTGA